The Streptomyces sp. HSG2 genome has a segment encoding these proteins:
- a CDS encoding cytochrome P450, which translates to MDAHDNSPAPPPGCPAHGPGVRVPLHGPEFAADPQAYYAYLREYGPAAPVELAPGVEATLVTDYASALQLLQDSSSFRKDARRWRAFQEGKIGADSAVAPLLAYRQNCMFSDGAEHLRLRQAVTDSMARVDARRLSRSTEQISGYLISQFRARGSADLLGDYAKQLPLFVFNELFGCPAGIGDRVLFGISGMFDGVNADKATEVLFDAVRELVALKRRQPGEDVTSWMMQHQAKLSDEEMAHQLALLLGAGAEPLRNLIGNTLHRLLTHDRYAREGGLIDEALDDTLWENPPISNYAPHYPASDMEFAGQRLQAGDLLLVSFAAANTGPVLSASREAGSNRAHLAWSAGPHACPSKEPARHICVTAIENLLNELPDIELAVPEDSLTWRPGPFNRALSMLPARFTPLQPSRGQRQEQDTAGAQRSRSAETPTAAGRGGMWSSFLNWLTR; encoded by the coding sequence ATGGACGCACACGACAACTCCCCCGCTCCACCTCCCGGATGTCCGGCCCACGGGCCGGGCGTCAGGGTGCCCCTGCACGGGCCGGAGTTCGCCGCCGACCCGCAGGCGTACTACGCGTACCTGCGCGAGTACGGTCCCGCGGCCCCGGTGGAACTCGCCCCCGGAGTGGAGGCGACCCTGGTCACGGACTACGCCTCGGCATTGCAGTTGCTGCAGGACTCCTCCTCCTTCCGCAAGGACGCCCGTCGCTGGCGGGCCTTCCAGGAGGGCAAGATCGGCGCCGACAGCGCCGTGGCACCGCTGCTGGCGTACCGGCAGAACTGCATGTTCTCGGACGGGGCCGAGCATCTGCGCCTCCGGCAGGCGGTGACCGACAGCATGGCGCGGGTGGACGCCCGCCGGCTGAGCCGGAGCACGGAGCAGATCTCCGGCTACCTGATCTCGCAGTTCCGCGCCAGGGGGTCGGCTGACCTGCTGGGCGACTACGCCAAGCAGCTCCCGCTGTTCGTCTTCAACGAACTCTTCGGCTGCCCGGCGGGCATCGGGGACCGTGTGCTGTTCGGCATCTCCGGCATGTTCGACGGAGTCAACGCCGACAAGGCGACGGAGGTCCTCTTCGATGCCGTCCGGGAGTTGGTGGCGCTCAAGCGCCGGCAACCCGGAGAGGACGTCACGTCGTGGATGATGCAGCATCAGGCCAAACTCAGCGACGAGGAGATGGCCCATCAGCTGGCGCTTCTCCTCGGCGCGGGGGCGGAGCCGCTGCGCAACCTCATCGGCAACACCCTGCACCGACTGCTGACCCACGACCGGTACGCGCGCGAGGGCGGCCTGATCGACGAGGCACTGGACGACACCCTCTGGGAGAACCCGCCGATATCCAACTACGCACCCCACTACCCGGCGAGCGACATGGAGTTCGCCGGACAACGGCTCCAGGCCGGCGACCTGTTGCTGGTCAGCTTCGCGGCGGCCAACACCGGTCCGGTGCTGAGTGCCTCACGCGAGGCCGGGAGCAACCGCGCTCACCTCGCCTGGAGCGCCGGCCCGCACGCCTGCCCCTCCAAGGAACCCGCACGGCACATCTGTGTCACCGCGATCGAGAACCTGCTCAACGAGCTGCCCGATATCGAACTCGCGGTTCCCGAAGACAGCCTGACGTGGCGTCCGGGGCCCTTCAACCGGGCCCTGTCCATGCTGCCGGCCAGGTTCACACCGTTGCAGCCCTCGCGCGGGCAGCGACAGGAACAGGACACCGCCGGGGCACAGCGGAGCCGGAGCGCGGAGACGCCGACGGCTGCGGGCCGCGGGGGGATGTGGAGCTCGTTCCTCAACTGGCTGACCCGCTGA
- a CDS encoding tryptophan dimethylallyltransferase family protein, whose protein sequence is MTLGDHTGGQLRRLCEVAGLSADDAGSYARLLVDVLGPVADRPLTMPPPNRTFLSDDHTPVEFSLSFRPDADPTVRVLVEPGCGADHLLEAGRVGLAQVQAMARRWGFSTAPLDEVGDLFLPDTPQGALALWCALELPPGGVPRVKVYLDPAASGAEHSGATLREALRRLGHLRAFESLPEADGYPFFALDLGEWSEPRAKVYLRHEGLTAGRLGPLVRCAGGGEERAMVEFFRAASGIEEPDAGLTGRPGLSCHAFTDAGSAGPSGFTLHVPVRDYAPHDSEALARAEGVLRDQGIDGDPLARALGALTPRRPEDGVGLIAYLALAHQRGRTPRVTAYVSSEAYAVTPPTERASLAAAAG, encoded by the coding sequence GTGACTCTCGGCGATCACACCGGTGGTCAGTTGCGACGGTTGTGCGAGGTGGCCGGGCTCTCCGCCGACGACGCCGGGAGCTACGCCCGGCTCCTTGTCGACGTCCTGGGTCCCGTCGCGGATCGGCCGCTGACCATGCCGCCGCCGAACCGGACGTTCCTCTCCGACGACCACACGCCGGTCGAGTTCTCCCTGTCGTTCCGGCCTGACGCCGATCCGACCGTGCGCGTCCTGGTCGAACCCGGATGCGGTGCGGACCACCTGCTCGAAGCGGGTCGGGTCGGTCTCGCCCAGGTACAGGCGATGGCGAGACGCTGGGGATTCTCGACGGCGCCACTGGACGAGGTCGGCGACCTCTTCCTGCCGGACACGCCACAGGGTGCGTTGGCCCTCTGGTGCGCACTGGAGTTGCCACCCGGCGGTGTGCCGCGGGTCAAGGTCTACCTCGACCCGGCCGCCTCGGGGGCTGAGCACTCCGGCGCCACTCTGCGCGAGGCGCTCCGCAGGCTCGGACACCTGCGGGCGTTCGAGAGCCTCCCCGAGGCGGACGGCTACCCGTTCTTCGCCCTCGACTTGGGAGAGTGGAGCGAACCGCGGGCGAAGGTCTACCTGCGTCACGAGGGCCTGACGGCAGGTCGCTTGGGCCCGTTGGTGCGGTGTGCCGGGGGGGGTGAGGAGCGGGCGATGGTGGAGTTCTTCCGCGCGGCCTCGGGTATCGAGGAGCCCGACGCCGGTCTCACCGGACGGCCCGGCCTGTCCTGCCACGCCTTCACCGACGCGGGCTCGGCGGGGCCGAGCGGATTCACGCTCCACGTCCCGGTGCGGGACTACGCCCCGCACGACTCCGAGGCGCTGGCGCGGGCGGAAGGCGTCCTTCGCGACCAGGGGATCGACGGCGACCCGCTCGCCCGGGCCCTGGGTGCCCTGACCCCTCGGCGGCCGGAGGACGGGGTGGGGCTGATCGCCTATCTCGCGCTGGCCCACCAGCGGGGCCGGACACCTCGGGTGACCGCCTACGTGTCCTCGGAGGCGTACGCGGTGACGCCCCCGACCGAGAGAGCATCGCTCGCCGCAGCTGCGGGCTGA